In uncultured Cohaesibacter sp., a genomic segment contains:
- a CDS encoding heme ABC transporter permease, protein MTKTEGQTFRIMDLANPTRFLALLDKIMLPLAILTIIILGIGLYMALVVSPDDYQQGATVKIMYIHVPAAWLAMFAYTMMTIAAFGTLVWKHPLADVSAKAAAPLGAAFTFVCLTTGSFWGKPMWGTWWVWDARLTSMLILLIIYLGLMALWRAIEDPIRAGKSVAILTLVGFVIIPIIKFSVDWWSTLHQPASVFTLEGPKMANSMLVPLLVMAVAFTLLFTLLHFKAMKNEILRRRIRSMQMQAARRVASGNRATASQTATPAASRSAPQQ, encoded by the coding sequence ATGACTAAGACCGAAGGACAGACATTCAGGATCATGGATTTGGCCAATCCGACGCGCTTTCTGGCGCTGCTGGACAAGATCATGCTGCCGCTCGCAATCCTGACCATCATCATTCTTGGCATCGGGCTCTATATGGCCCTTGTGGTCTCTCCGGACGACTATCAGCAAGGTGCAACGGTCAAGATCATGTATATCCATGTGCCTGCCGCCTGGCTGGCCATGTTCGCCTATACCATGATGACGATCGCCGCTTTCGGCACTCTGGTCTGGAAGCATCCGCTCGCAGATGTATCAGCCAAGGCGGCAGCCCCTCTGGGCGCGGCCTTCACCTTTGTCTGCCTGACAACGGGCAGCTTCTGGGGCAAACCCATGTGGGGTACATGGTGGGTCTGGGATGCCCGGCTGACCTCCATGCTCATCCTGCTGATCATCTATCTCGGGCTGATGGCCCTCTGGCGCGCCATCGAGGACCCGATCCGGGCGGGCAAGTCCGTTGCCATTCTCACGCTCGTCGGCTTTGTCATCATCCCCATCATCAAATTCTCCGTTGACTGGTGGAGCACCCTGCATCAACCCGCCAGCGTTTTCACGCTCGAAGGCCCCAAGATGGCCAATTCCATGCTGGTTCCGCTGCTGGTCATGGCCGTGGCTTTCACGCTGCTTTTCACGCTGCTGCATTTCAAGGCCATGAAGAATGAAATCCTGCGCCGACGCATCCGCTCGATGCAGATGCAGGCCGCCCGCCGGGTTGCTTCAGGCAACAGGGCAACCGCCAGCCAGACGGCGACCCCGGCAGCATCCCGTTCGGCCCCCCAGCAATAG
- the ftsY gene encoding signal recognition particle-docking protein FtsY, which yields MGGDLAAGAVPSDAEAEDEALRAENLAAAVSADDLAALEAEEVVVLEDEDNGDEADAGAEDETSRESAVSEELAELETSPAREPVADTEPGAVAEEAHAAPPALQAKAQDGEKKLSWFERLRRGLSRSSGALGEGISSIFTKRKLDDETLQDLEDILIQADLGVETAMTITERLSEGRYNKEVSDREVQEILAQEVDKVLEAVALPLEITKPQSGPHVILMIGVNGAGKTTTIGKLAQKFRAEGKKVMMAAGDTFRAAAIDQLKVWGERTGAPVVAREVGSDAAGLAYDAMVEAKSKGMDVLLIDTAGRLQNRTELMAELEKIVRVIKKHDPQAPHSVLLVLDATTGQNALNQVEVFSKMAGVTGLVMTKLDGTARGGILVAISAKHKVPVHFIGVGEGVDDLEPFASRDFARAIAGLADN from the coding sequence ATGGGGGGCGACCTCGCCGCTGGCGCGGTGCCATCTGATGCGGAGGCCGAAGATGAGGCCCTGCGGGCTGAAAATCTTGCCGCCGCCGTATCCGCAGATGATCTGGCAGCGCTTGAAGCGGAAGAGGTTGTTGTCCTTGAAGATGAGGATAACGGGGATGAGGCGGATGCAGGCGCTGAGGATGAGACATCTCGGGAAAGCGCCGTTTCCGAGGAGCTGGCAGAGCTGGAGACATCCCCCGCTAGGGAACCTGTGGCAGACACGGAACCGGGCGCTGTGGCAGAAGAAGCCCACGCAGCCCCACCCGCCTTGCAGGCAAAGGCTCAGGACGGGGAGAAAAAGCTCTCCTGGTTCGAGCGTCTGAGGCGGGGGCTTTCGCGCTCTTCCGGAGCGCTGGGCGAAGGCATCAGCTCGATTTTCACCAAGCGCAAGCTTGATGACGAAACCCTGCAGGATCTGGAAGATATTCTCATTCAGGCCGATCTCGGGGTGGAAACCGCCATGACGATCACCGAGCGGCTGTCCGAGGGGCGCTACAACAAGGAAGTGTCCGACCGGGAAGTGCAGGAAATTCTGGCGCAAGAGGTGGACAAGGTGCTTGAAGCGGTGGCACTGCCGCTGGAAATCACCAAGCCGCAGAGCGGCCCGCATGTAATCCTGATGATCGGAGTCAATGGCGCCGGCAAGACCACGACCATCGGCAAACTGGCGCAGAAATTTCGCGCCGAAGGCAAGAAGGTCATGATGGCCGCTGGCGATACCTTTCGCGCCGCAGCGATTGATCAGCTCAAGGTCTGGGGTGAGCGCACCGGAGCGCCTGTGGTTGCCCGCGAGGTGGGGTCGGACGCTGCCGGGCTTGCCTATGACGCCATGGTGGAAGCGAAAAGCAAGGGCATGGATGTGTTGCTCATCGATACGGCCGGTCGCTTGCAGAACCGGACCGAGCTGATGGCGGAACTGGAAAAGATCGTCCGTGTCATCAAGAAGCATGACCCCCAAGCTCCCCATTCGGTGCTCTTGGTGCTTGATGCCACCACCGGGCAGAATGCGCTCAATCAGGTGGAGGTTTTCTCCAAGATGGCAGGGGTTACCGGCCTCGTCATGACCAAGCTTGATGGTACGGCACGTGGTGGCATTCTTGTGGCCATTTCAGCCAAGCACAAGGTGCCGGTGCATTTCATTGGCGTGGGCGAGGGTGTTGACGATCTGGAACCCTTTGCCTCGCGTGATTTTGCGCGGGCGATTGCCGGGTTGGCAGACAATTAA
- a CDS encoding DUF1989 domain-containing protein, with amino-acid sequence MSQISLPADADARRAIKPVICYPTESLPKPDIALYQAAFKGAEKVSEVIIPPRDAASIEVPAGHLLRIICPEGPQVGDLNLFNSANLDERFYSGKTRALHGTHVSIGDQLWSSFPHMRPMATVIEDSLSWYGIDPYGGSVHDVIGTRCDPYTGRVLNGVDYHYCCHSNLTRALARARGLSLPEAEKFVHDVLNVFMCTGFTRDTGHYFMKASPVRPGDYLGLFAEIDLLAVQSACPGGDCSSEHSSDMAQCYPLKMEVYKPLAGSLGGWQSPAVNAYDCSHGC; translated from the coding sequence ATGTCCCAGATTTCTCTTCCTGCCGACGCAGATGCGCGTCGTGCGATCAAACCCGTTATTTGTTATCCGACAGAAAGCCTGCCCAAGCCCGATATTGCGCTCTATCAGGCTGCCTTTAAGGGGGCCGAGAAGGTGAGTGAGGTGATCATTCCGCCGCGGGATGCGGCCAGCATCGAGGTGCCCGCAGGGCATCTGCTGCGGATTATCTGTCCGGAGGGGCCGCAGGTGGGGGATCTCAACCTGTTCAACAGTGCCAATCTTGACGAGCGCTTCTATTCGGGTAAGACCCGCGCCCTGCATGGAACCCATGTCAGCATCGGCGATCAGCTCTGGTCAAGCTTTCCTCATATGCGGCCAATGGCAACCGTTATCGAGGATAGTCTGTCATGGTATGGCATCGACCCATATGGTGGCTCGGTGCATGATGTGATCGGCACCCGTTGCGATCCCTATACGGGGCGGGTGCTCAATGGTGTCGATTACCATTATTGTTGCCATTCGAATCTGACGCGTGCCTTGGCCCGGGCGCGGGGGCTCAGCCTGCCGGAGGCTGAGAAATTCGTGCATGATGTGCTCAATGTCTTCATGTGTACCGGCTTTACCCGCGACACCGGGCACTATTTCATGAAGGCCAGTCCGGTGCGCCCGGGCGATTATCTGGGGCTGTTTGCCGAGATCGATCTGCTCGCGGTTCAGAGTGCCTGTCCGGGGGGAGATTGTTCTTCTGAGCATTCCAGTGACATGGCTCAATGCTATCCATTGAAAATGGAGGTTTATAAACCGCTTGCAGGCAGCTTGGGCGGCTGGCAAAGCCCTGCGGTCAATGCCTATGATTGCAGCCATGGCTGCTGA
- a CDS encoding GNAT family N-acetyltransferase: MIRTFKSQDTEAVIAIWRSASALAHSFLPADFMDEAERLTREIYLKQAETWVFVRDGAIVGFIGLIDDYIGGLFVDPCHHGEGIGRALVDKAVAEKGSLAVEVFVDNAIGRRFYAAYGFTGDKQVSDPHSGFVLLQLTYEVKA; encoded by the coding sequence ATGATCCGGACATTCAAATCCCAAGACACAGAGGCAGTGATTGCGATCTGGCGTTCTGCTAGCGCACTGGCTCATTCCTTTCTTCCCGCCGATTTCATGGATGAAGCCGAAAGGCTGACGCGGGAAATCTATCTCAAACAGGCCGAGACGTGGGTCTTTGTGCGCGATGGCGCAATTGTCGGCTTTATCGGGCTGATCGACGATTATATCGGTGGTCTGTTTGTCGACCCCTGCCATCATGGTGAGGGGATAGGTCGGGCGCTGGTTGACAAGGCTGTGGCAGAGAAAGGATCGCTGGCGGTTGAGGTCTTTGTGGACAATGCCATCGGGCGACGCTTTTACGCAGCTTATGGCTTTACCGGCGATAAGCAGGTATCGGACCCGCATTCGGGTTTTGTGTTGCTACAGCTCACCTATGAGGTGAAGGCTTGA
- the ccmA gene encoding heme ABC exporter ATP-binding protein CcmA translates to MSNQPVTLQENTKLLTVQELGCIRGGRPVIENISFRLQQGKALVVTGPNGIGKSSLLRTLAGLVKAHSGSMLLEGGEDDLTVGQQSHYFGHADAIKPALTCKENLKFWQTYYGHPARSPYQAMIEVGIEDLIDLPAAYLSAGQRRRLSLARLLVSYRPLWLLDEPTSALDKASEHQLEVLMAEHLSEGGLIIAATHAPLGLLDPLRLHLDHKQTSEQDMDVLEMDDFGEGRPAQSAKAAR, encoded by the coding sequence GTGAGTAACCAACCAGTGACGCTTCAGGAAAATACAAAGCTTTTAACGGTTCAAGAACTGGGATGCATCCGCGGCGGGCGTCCGGTCATCGAGAATATTTCCTTCCGGTTGCAGCAGGGCAAGGCCCTTGTCGTCACCGGTCCGAACGGCATCGGAAAGTCGTCTCTGCTGCGCACCCTTGCCGGTCTGGTCAAGGCCCATTCCGGTTCCATGCTGCTGGAAGGGGGAGAGGATGATCTGACCGTTGGCCAGCAGTCCCATTATTTCGGCCATGCCGATGCCATCAAGCCGGCGCTCACCTGCAAGGAAAATCTCAAATTCTGGCAGACCTATTATGGCCACCCCGCCAGAAGCCCCTATCAGGCCATGATAGAGGTTGGCATCGAGGATCTGATCGACCTGCCCGCCGCCTATCTCTCCGCCGGTCAGCGCCGTCGCCTGTCGCTGGCCCGCCTGCTGGTCAGCTATCGCCCGCTCTGGCTGCTCGATGAACCCACATCCGCGCTCGACAAGGCCTCCGAACACCAGCTTGAAGTGCTGATGGCCGAACATCTTTCCGAAGGCGGCCTGATCATCGCGGCCACCCATGCGCCTCTCGGCCTCCTCGACCCCCTGCGCCTGCATCTGGACCACAAACAGACAAGCGAGCAGGATATGGATGTTCTCGAAATGGATGATTTCGGTGAAGGTCGGCCAGCACAATCAGCAAAAGCAGCAAGATAG
- the ccmD gene encoding heme exporter protein CcmD, with product MFGHYAGFILASYGVTAATILLLVLWVILDGRAQGKILAELNERGIHRRSERKNLAK from the coding sequence ATGTTTGGTCATTATGCAGGCTTCATTCTGGCATCCTATGGCGTTACTGCCGCCACCATCCTGCTGCTTGTGCTGTGGGTTATCCTCGATGGACGCGCACAGGGCAAAATTCTGGCGGAATTGAATGAGAGGGGTATTCATCGCCGCTCCGAACGCAAAAATCTGGCGAAATAG
- a CDS encoding DsbE family thiol:disulfide interchange protein — protein sequence MTEMNTAPQDKEKQNEPATEGPEAEGEGSTPPKRRFNIFILLPLLIFIGMAGLFGYQMKFGSNPHDVPSVLINKAAPDFDLAALDASFGIRRPDGGIIPGFKTADFSGKVSVVNVWASWCPTCRDEHPLLIELTNDDRFDLIGLAYKDEPANSARFLKNHGNPFDKIGMDISGRVGIDWGVYGAPETFIVDNKGIIRYKHIGALTKRSLEDSFLPKLEEILAEAN from the coding sequence ATGACCGAAATGAACACAGCGCCTCAAGACAAAGAGAAACAGAACGAGCCAGCAACAGAAGGCCCAGAAGCAGAAGGCGAAGGGTCAACCCCGCCCAAGCGCCGTTTCAACATTTTCATCCTGTTGCCGCTGCTCATTTTCATCGGCATGGCAGGGCTGTTTGGCTATCAGATGAAATTCGGCAGCAATCCCCATGATGTCCCCAGCGTGCTGATCAACAAGGCCGCCCCGGACTTCGATCTTGCCGCCCTTGACGCCAGCTTCGGCATCCGCCGCCCTGATGGCGGCATCATCCCCGGCTTCAAGACCGCAGATTTCTCCGGCAAGGTTTCCGTGGTCAATGTCTGGGCTTCCTGGTGCCCCACCTGCCGCGATGAGCATCCTCTGCTGATCGAATTGACCAATGACGACCGCTTCGATCTCATCGGTCTGGCCTATAAGGACGAACCGGCCAATTCGGCCCGCTTCCTCAAGAATCACGGCAATCCGTTCGACAAGATCGGCATGGATATTTCAGGCCGGGTCGGCATAGACTGGGGTGTCTATGGCGCTCCGGAAACCTTCATCGTCGATAACAAGGGCATCATCCGCTACAAGCATATCGGCGCCCTGACCAAGCGCTCGCTGGAAGACAGCTTCCTGCCCAAACTGGAAGAAATACTGGCCGAAGCAAACTGA
- a CDS encoding bifunctional aconitate hydratase 2/2-methylisocitrate dehydratase, protein MTLYTNYLDEIETRKIQGLHPKPIDDAALLNEIIAQIKDNGNEYRKDSLHYFIYNTLPGTTSAAGAKAAFLKEIILGQQLVEEITPDFAFELLSHMKGGPSIEVLLDLALGEDAAIAKQAAEVLKTQVFLYEADMGRLEAALKAGSAIARDILESYAKAEFFTKLPEVDEEVEVVTYIAAEGDISTDLLSPGNQAHSRADRELHGKCMISEQAQKEIQALKLQHPGKRVMLIAEKGTMGVGSSRMSGVNNVALWTGKQASPYVPFVNVAPVVAGTNGISPIFLTTVDVTGGIGLDLKNWVKKVDGDGNPILNNDGNPVLEQKYSVETGTVLKINTKKKKLYNADGTEELTDISSSFTPRKVEFMKAGSSYAIVFGKKLQTFAAETLGIEAPAVFAPAKEITKEGQGLTAVEKIFNKNAVGVTAKLPLLAGSDVRVKVNIVGSQDTTGLMTAQELEAMAATVISPTLDGAYQSGCHTASVWDVKAQANIPKLMKFMNDFGLITGRDPKGGYAPLTDVIHKMLNDLTVDDWDIIIGGDSHTRMSKGVAFGADSGTVALALATGEATMPIPESVKVTFTGAMADHMDFRDVVHATQAQMLKQHGDNVFQGRVIEVHIGTLLADQAFTFTDWTAEMKAKASICISNDETLIGSLELAKSRIQVMIDKGMDNEKKVLQGLIDKADKRIGEIRSGEKPALTPDENAKYFAEVVVDLNEIVEPMIADPDVNNADVSKRYTHDTIRPISYYHAEKKVDLGFVGSCMVHKGDIKIVAKMLRNLEAAKGKVEFKAPLVVAAPTYNIIDELKEEGDWDVLQKYSGFEFDDSAPKSSARTEYENILYLERPGCNLCMGNQEKAEKGDTVLATSTRLFQGRVVEDSTEKKGESLLASTPVVVLSAILGRTPTLEEYKSAVEGIDLTKFAPPLEIPGTSRSVHF, encoded by the coding sequence ATGACCTTATATACGAACTATCTAGACGAAATCGAAACTCGCAAGATTCAAGGTTTGCACCCCAAGCCTATTGATGATGCCGCCCTGTTGAACGAGATCATTGCGCAGATCAAGGATAACGGGAACGAATATCGCAAGGATTCGCTCCATTATTTCATCTATAACACGCTGCCCGGGACCACGAGCGCAGCGGGCGCAAAGGCGGCCTTTCTCAAAGAGATCATTCTGGGTCAGCAGCTTGTCGAGGAAATCACGCCAGACTTTGCCTTCGAGCTTCTCTCCCACATGAAGGGTGGACCTTCCATCGAGGTTCTGCTCGATCTGGCTTTGGGTGAGGATGCTGCCATTGCCAAGCAGGCGGCAGAGGTGCTCAAGACTCAGGTCTTCCTTTATGAGGCCGACATGGGCCGTCTTGAAGCTGCCCTCAAGGCAGGAAGCGCGATTGCCAGAGATATTCTGGAAAGCTACGCCAAGGCGGAATTCTTCACCAAGCTTCCCGAAGTCGATGAAGAAGTGGAAGTGGTTACCTATATTGCCGCAGAAGGCGATATTTCCACCGACCTGCTGTCGCCGGGCAATCAGGCCCATTCCCGCGCCGACCGCGAACTGCATGGCAAATGCATGATCTCGGAGCAGGCGCAGAAGGAAATTCAGGCTCTCAAGCTGCAGCATCCGGGCAAACGGGTGATGCTGATTGCGGAAAAGGGCACCATGGGCGTTGGCTCCTCGCGCATGTCCGGCGTCAACAATGTGGCGCTCTGGACCGGCAAGCAGGCCAGCCCCTATGTGCCTTTCGTCAATGTCGCTCCGGTGGTTGCCGGAACCAACGGCATTTCGCCGATCTTTCTGACCACGGTCGATGTGACCGGCGGTATTGGCCTTGATCTCAAAAACTGGGTCAAGAAGGTGGATGGGGATGGCAATCCGATCCTCAATAATGACGGCAATCCGGTTCTCGAGCAGAAATATTCCGTCGAAACCGGCACCGTTCTGAAAATCAATACCAAGAAGAAAAAGCTCTATAATGCTGATGGCACCGAAGAGCTGACCGATATTTCTTCCTCCTTCACACCGCGCAAGGTGGAATTCATGAAGGCGGGCAGCTCCTATGCGATCGTCTTTGGCAAGAAGCTGCAGACATTCGCTGCCGAGACCCTCGGCATTGAAGCGCCTGCCGTTTTCGCTCCGGCCAAGGAAATCACCAAGGAAGGGCAGGGCCTCACCGCAGTTGAGAAGATCTTCAACAAGAATGCCGTGGGCGTAACCGCCAAGCTGCCGCTTCTGGCTGGCTCTGATGTGCGCGTCAAGGTGAATATCGTCGGCTCGCAGGATACCACCGGCCTGATGACCGCGCAGGAACTGGAAGCCATGGCCGCGACGGTGATTTCGCCGACGCTGGATGGTGCCTATCAGTCCGGCTGCCACACTGCATCCGTCTGGGATGTCAAGGCACAGGCCAACATTCCAAAGCTGATGAAATTCATGAATGATTTCGGTCTGATTACCGGCCGTGATCCGAAAGGTGGCTATGCGCCGCTGACCGACGTCATTCACAAGATGCTGAATGACCTCACCGTCGATGACTGGGACATCATCATCGGCGGCGACAGCCATACCCGCATGTCCAAGGGCGTTGCCTTTGGGGCGGATTCGGGCACTGTTGCCCTTGCGCTGGCAACCGGCGAAGCCACCATGCCGATTCCTGAATCCGTCAAGGTGACCTTCACCGGTGCCATGGCTGATCACATGGATTTCCGCGATGTGGTGCATGCCACTCAGGCGCAGATGCTCAAGCAGCATGGCGACAACGTCTTTCAGGGTCGCGTGATCGAAGTGCATATCGGCACCCTGCTGGCCGATCAGGCCTTCACCTTCACCGACTGGACCGCAGAGATGAAGGCCAAGGCCTCGATCTGTATCTCCAATGATGAAACCCTGATCGGGTCGCTTGAGCTGGCCAAGAGCCGCATTCAGGTGATGATCGACAAGGGCATGGACAATGAGAAGAAGGTTCTGCAGGGCCTGATCGACAAGGCGGACAAGCGCATTGGCGAAATCCGGTCTGGCGAGAAGCCTGCCCTGACGCCGGATGAGAATGCGAAATATTTCGCTGAGGTCGTGGTTGATCTCAATGAAATTGTCGAGCCGATGATTGCCGACCCGGACGTCAACAATGCCGACGTCTCCAAGCGCTATACCCATGATACGATCCGTCCGATCTCCTATTATCATGCCGAGAAGAAGGTCGATCTGGGCTTCGTCGGTTCCTGCATGGTGCATAAGGGTGATATCAAGATCGTTGCCAAAATGCTGCGCAATCTGGAAGCTGCCAAGGGCAAGGTCGAGTTCAAAGCGCCTCTGGTGGTTGCTGCCCCGACCTACAATATCATTGACGAATTGAAGGAAGAGGGCGACTGGGACGTTCTACAGAAATATTCCGGCTTCGAGTTTGATGATTCTGCGCCAAAGAGCAGCGCTCGCACCGAATATGAGAATATTCTCTATCTGGAGCGTCCGGGCTGTAACCTTTGCATGGGTAACCAGGAAAAGGCAGAGAAGGGGGATACGGTTCTGGCCACCTCGACCCGCCTGTTCCAGGGGCGTGTGGTGGAAGACAGCACCGAGAAGAAGGGCGAATCCCTGCTGGCCTCCACGCCGGTGGTTGTTCTCTCTGCCATCCTCGGTCGCACGCCAACGCTTGAAGAATATAAAAGCGCGGTGGAAGGCATCGATCTGACCAAGTTCGCGCCTCCGCTGGAAATTCCGGGCACCTCGCGGTCCGTGCATTTCTAG
- a CDS encoding septation protein A, which produces MSNSETPGQNTSEPQLDKAQLLKLVLELGPLAIFFFANAKGELLAEWIPALHGMKSIFIATACFMVATVLSLIISRIKLGKLPVMPMVTGVVVFIFGGLTLYLQDDTFIKMKPTIVNLLFGSVLLGGLLFGKSLLGYVFDSVFELNAEGWRILTLRWGIFFFVLALLNEIVWRNFSTDIWVDFKVFGVMPLTMVFGAFQMPLLNRYAPGKEEEA; this is translated from the coding sequence ATGAGCAATTCCGAAACTCCCGGCCAGAACACATCCGAGCCGCAGCTGGACAAGGCCCAGTTGCTCAAGCTGGTTCTGGAACTGGGGCCGCTGGCCATCTTCTTCTTTGCCAATGCCAAGGGGGAATTGCTGGCCGAGTGGATACCGGCGCTTCATGGCATGAAGTCGATCTTCATTGCCACCGCCTGTTTCATGGTGGCCACGGTGCTGTCTTTGATCATCTCGCGCATCAAGCTGGGCAAGCTGCCCGTCATGCCGATGGTCACGGGCGTGGTTGTCTTCATTTTCGGCGGGCTAACGCTCTATCTTCAGGATGATACTTTCATCAAGATGAAACCGACCATCGTCAATCTGCTGTTTGGCTCGGTGCTGCTCGGGGGCTTGCTGTTTGGCAAGAGCCTTCTGGGATATGTGTTCGATTCCGTCTTTGAACTCAATGCCGAGGGCTGGCGCATTCTGACTCTGCGCTGGGGCATCTTCTTCTTCGTGCTGGCGCTGCTCAACGAGATTGTCTGGCGCAATTTCTCCACCGATATCTGGGTGGATTTCAAGGTCTTCGGCGTTATGCCGCTGACCATGGTCTTCGGAGCCTTCCAGATGCCGCTGCTCAATCGCTATGCGCCGGGCAAGGAAGAGGAAGCCTGA
- the ccmB gene encoding heme exporter protein CcmB, protein MGALFARDLKLSIRIGGGALMGVLFFLIVVTIFPFAVGPDLNLLARIGPAILWIGALLATLLSLDRLFQADQEDGTLDLLLLGEHPLELVVLIKCAAQWISTGLPLVIATPLLSLFLNIEPVGIAAVTATLLIGTPALTLIGAVGAALTVILRRGGLLLSILILPLTIPVLIFGVSASLGAVTDPAPFDTPFYILCGLSLLYLVIGPIAAAAALRTAQE, encoded by the coding sequence ATGGGAGCCCTCTTTGCCCGCGACCTGAAATTGTCGATCCGCATCGGCGGCGGTGCGCTGATGGGCGTGCTGTTTTTCCTGATCGTCGTAACGATCTTCCCCTTTGCAGTGGGCCCGGACCTCAATCTGCTCGCCCGCATCGGCCCGGCCATCCTCTGGATAGGCGCCCTGCTCGCCACATTGCTGAGCCTTGACCGGCTGTTTCAGGCCGATCAGGAAGACGGCACGCTCGATCTGCTGCTGCTGGGTGAGCATCCGCTCGAACTGGTGGTGCTGATCAAATGCGCGGCCCAGTGGATCTCGACCGGCCTTCCTCTGGTGATCGCCACGCCGCTGCTCTCGCTGTTTCTCAATATCGAGCCGGTCGGCATTGCAGCGGTAACCGCCACCCTGCTCATCGGCACCCCGGCGCTGACCCTCATCGGAGCGGTGGGGGCCGCGCTCACGGTCATCCTCAGGCGTGGCGGATTGCTGCTCTCCATCCTCATTCTGCCCCTGACCATTCCGGTGCTGATCTTCGGTGTCAGCGCCTCGCTTGGCGCGGTGACAGATCCGGCTCCGTTCGATACACCCTTCTATATCCTGTGTGGCCTGTCACTGCTCTATCTGGTGATCGGCCCCATCGCAGCCGCAGCCGCGCTCAGGACAGCGCAGGAATAG
- a CDS encoding EamA family transporter, with translation MRNLMLTWQFWAILSACFAAFTAIFAKVGVSGIGSDFATFIRTIVILLALAAILSATGGWESLSSLSARSFLFLILSGLATGASWICYFRALKLGHASQVAPIDKMSVVLVAIFGALFLGEQLSLGSWLGVGFIAIGASLVALF, from the coding sequence ATGCGAAATCTCATGTTAACCTGGCAATTCTGGGCCATTCTGTCGGCCTGCTTTGCCGCCTTCACGGCCATCTTTGCAAAGGTCGGCGTATCCGGCATCGGATCGGATTTTGCCACCTTCATCCGCACGATCGTGATACTCCTCGCTCTGGCCGCCATTCTCAGCGCCACCGGCGGCTGGGAAAGTCTCTCTTCCCTGTCGGCCAGATCCTTCCTGTTTCTCATCCTCTCCGGCCTAGCCACTGGCGCTTCATGGATCTGCTATTTTCGCGCACTCAAGCTCGGCCATGCCTCTCAGGTCGCTCCCATCGACAAGATGAGCGTGGTGCTGGTTGCCATTTTCGGCGCCCTGTTTCTTGGCGAACAGCTCTCCCTTGGCAGCTGGCTCGGCGTCGGCTTCATCGCAATCGGCGCAAGCCTTGTTGCCCTCTTCTAG